One region of Zingiber officinale cultivar Zhangliang chromosome 7B, Zo_v1.1, whole genome shotgun sequence genomic DNA includes:
- the LOC122003522 gene encoding protein GLUTAMINE DUMPER 5-like codes for MRAEAVLNVTATAAPVADVGHSRWHSPVPYLFGGLAAMLGLIAFALLLLACSYWKLSRRLEEDVAGDEGEGKTASEEAEPQPRYEEKVVVIMAGEETPTYLATPISSRASSFGDGGARKDEEKDRREVEQLSIQQRQSQNLCV; via the coding sequence ATGAGGGCGGAAGCAGTATTGAACGTGACGGCGACGGCGGCGCCGGTGGCTGACGTAGGCCATTCGAGGTGGCACTCGCCGGTGCCGTACCTGTTCGGTGGGCTGGCAGCCATGCTGGGGCTCATCGCCTTCGCTCTCCTCCTCCTCGCTTGCTCGTACTGGAAGCTGTCAAGGCGGCTCGAGGAGGACGTCGCCGGCGACGAGGGGGAGGGAAAGACGGCATCGGAGGAGGCCGAGCCGCAGCCGCGCTACGAGGAGAAGGTGGTGGTGATCATGGCGGGGGAGGAGACTCCGACGTACCTGGCGACGCCTATTTCAAGCCGAGCGTCGTCATTTGGCGATGGAGGAGCCAGGAAGGATGAAGAGAAGGATCGCAGGGAGGTGGAACAGTTGAGTATCCAACAAAGGCAGAGCCAAAACTTGTGTGTGTAG
- the LOC122005120 gene encoding probable alpha,alpha-trehalose-phosphate synthase [UDP-forming] 9, with the protein MQSFSSANLLELAAGEDADFVASPRRFPLLPRLMDDAAATGEDNAPGSPAQRERRIVVTHRLPLRTVPDPSAPGGLAFSWDPDALALQLRAGFPSSSEVIHVGTVAFPIDQAHHASISRILYERFRCLPVFIPADLHHRFYHDFCKHYLWPLLHYLLPFSPSSLGGLPFDRSLWLSYLSANKLFADRVIELLNPNDSLVWIHDYHLLALPTFLRRRSPRVKLGFFLHAPFPSSEIFRTIPVRNELLRALLNADLVGFQTFDYARHFLTSCSRLLGLDYQSKRGYIGIEYYGRTVTVKILPVGIDMGQLELVISSKDTIAKVHELTAMYKDKILMLGIDDVDLFKGIGMKLLAVEQLLEEHPQLRGRAVLVQITNPPRSEGKDVQKVQDEIGSISRRINERFGRPGYEPIVLISRTVPTYEKAAFYAVADCCLVNPVRDGMNLVPYKYTVYRQLSPALADAPKKSMIIVSEFIGCSPSLSGAIRVNPWNVHAAAESINLAITMPDTEKQLRHEKHYKYVSSHDIPYWARSFDQDLQRACREHFHRRCWGIGFGMNFRVVALSPNFRKLSVEHIVASYQRTNSRLILLDYDGTMIPQSSIDKKPSSEVISVINGLCDDPKNVVFLVSGRGKDELSKWFAPCEKLGISAEHGYFTRWKRHSPWESCTLASDFNWKKIAEPVMTLYTEATDGSAIEHKESGLVWHHQEADPDFGSCQAKELLDHLENVLANEPVVVRRGQHIVEVNPQGTGKGMVVENLMTASSSTGKAPDFLLCIGDDRSDEDMFESISRYTSDPLAPAIGEVFACTVGQKPSKAKYYLDDTAEVINLLEGLADSSCVKPPSSAELQVSFEGSLYVVY; encoded by the exons ATGCAATCCTTTTCCTCAGCCAACCTCCTTGAGCTGGCCGCCGGCGAGGACGCCGACTTTGTCGCCTCCCCGCGTCGCTTTCCGCTCCTGCCCCGCCTCATGGATGACGCCGCAGCTACCGGCGAGGACAACGCTCCAGGCTCCCCGGCGCAGCGGGAGCGGCGGATCGTTGTCACCCACCGCCTTCCCCTCCGTACGGTTCCCGATCCCTCTGCGCCGGGTGGCCTAGCCTTCTCTTGGGATCCCGATGCGCTCGCGCTTCAGCTCCGCGCCGGATTCCCGTCCTCTTCCGAGGTCATTCACGTCGGCACCGTCGCTTTTCCCATCGACCAAGCCCACCATGCGTCCATCTCCCGTATTCTATACGAACGTTTCAGGTGCCTCCCTGTTTTCATTCCCGCCGATCTCCACCATCGCTTCTACCATGATTTCTGCAAGCATTATCTCTGGCCCCTCCTCCACTACCTCCTGCCTTTCTCGCCGTCGTCTTTAGGCGGTCTGCCCTTCGATCGTTCCCTTTGGCTCTCCTACCTCTCCGCCAACAAGCTTTTTGCCGACCGCGTCATCGAGCTTCTAAATCCCAACGATAGTCTTGTGTGGATCCACGACTACCATTTACTTGCTCTTCCGACCTTCCTTCGAAGGCGCTCCCCTCGTGTAAAGTTGGGATTTTTCCTCCATGCGCCCTTCCCTTCGTCCGAGATATTCCGTACCATTCCCGTTCGCAACGAGCTGCTTCGCGCCCTCCTGAATGCTGATCTCGTTGGCTTCCAGACCTTCGACTATGCTCGCCACTTCCTCACCTCTTGCTCCCGGTTACTTGGCCTGGATTATCAGTCCAAGAGAGGGTATATTGGCATTGAGTACTATGGAAGGACGGTCACAGTCAAAATCCTCCCGGTCGGGATTGACATGGGGCAGCTCGAATTGGTGATATCTTCTAAAGATACCATTGCCAAAGTCCACGAGCTCACAGCAATGTATAAGGATAAGATCTTGATGTTGGGAATCGACGATGTTGATCTCTTCAAAGGTATTGGAATGAAGTTGCTCGCAGTGGAGCAATTGTTGGAGGAGCATCCGCAGTTAAGAGGGCGTGCAGTGTTGGTCCAGATCACTAACCCCCCAAGGAGTGAAGGAAAGGACGTGCAGAAGGTTCAGGATGAAATAGGGTCAATCTCACGGAGAATCAACGAACGTTTCGGAAGACCTGGATACGAGCCCATTGTATTGATCAGTCGCACTGTACCAACCTACGAAAAGGCTGCCTTTTATGCAGTAGCTGATTGTTGTTTGGTGAATCCAGTGAGAGACGGAATGAATTTAGTTCCATACAAATACACAGTCTACAGACAGCTGAGTCCAGCATTAGCAGATGCTCCAAAGAAAAGTATGATCATTGTTTCGGAGTTCATTGGGTGCTCACCATCTCTGAGCGGTGCTATTCGAGTTAATCCATGGAATGTGCATGCAGCGGCGGAGTCGATAAACTTGGCCATAACAATGCCAGACACTGAGAAACAACTGCGTCACGAGAAGCATTACAAGTATGTTAGCTCTCATGACATTCCTTACTGGGCAAGGTCGTTTGATCAGGACTTGCAGCGTGCTTGTAGAGAGCATTTCCATAGGAGGTGTTGGGGGATTGGGTTTGGGATGAATTTTCGGGTTGTTGCTCTTAGCCCTAACTTCAGGAAACTATCTGTTGAGCATATCGTTGCCTCGTATCAAAGGACAAACAGTAGACTCATCTTGCTCGATTATGATGGGACAATGATACCGCAGTCGTCCATTGATAAAAAGCCAAGCTCTGAAGTTATCTCAGTAATAAATGGATTATGCGATGACCCAAAGAATGTTGTTTTCTTGGTTAGTGGTAGAGGGAAAGATGAGTTGAGCAAATGGTTTGCCCCCTGTGAGAAGTTGGGAATCTCTGCAGAGCATGGATATTTCACTAG GTGGAAGAGGCATTCGCCATGGGAATCTTGTACGTTAGCTTCAGACTTTAATTGGAAGAAAATTGCAGAACCTGTCATGACGCTTTACACGGAGGCCACGGACGGATCTGCCATAGAACATAAAGAAAGTGGGCTGGTATGGCATCATCAAGAAGCAGATCCTGATTTTGGGTCTTGCCAGGCAAAGGAACTCCTTGACCATCTCGAGAATGTGCTTGCCAATGAGCCCGTGGTTGTGAGAAGGGGTCAACATATTGTAGAAGTGAACCCTCAG GGCACAGGCAAAGGCATGGTTGTGGAAAATCTCATGACAGCATCGTCGAGCACTGGAAAGGCACCAGATTTTCTTCTTTGTATAGGGGACGACCGGTCGGATGAAGACATGTTTGAGAGTATTAGCCGTTACACAAGCGATCCATTGGCCCCAGCAATTGGAGAAGTCTTTGCGTGCACAGTGGGTCAAAAACCAAGCAAGGCTAAGTATTATCTCGATGATACAGCGGAGGTCATAAATTTGCTTGAAGGGCTAGCCGATTCATCATGCGTAAAACCACCCTCGTCTGCAGAGCTTCAAGTATCATTTGAAGGCTCTCTCTATGTTGTTTATTGA